The following are encoded in a window of Brettanomyces bruxellensis chromosome 9, complete sequence genomic DNA:
- the IMA1_2 gene encoding Integral inner nuclear membrane protein ima1 (CAZy:GH13_40~CAZy:GH13_31~CAZy:GH13_29~CAZy:GH13_23~CAZy:GH13_17~CAZy:GH13_30~CAZy:GH13_36~CAZy:GH13~CAZy:GH13_16~CAZy:GH13_35~CAZy:GH13_4~CAZy:GH13_20~CAZy:GH13_2~CAZy:GH13_1), with translation MSSELAKHPETKPQWWKEATFYQIYPASFKDSNNDGWGDINGIRSKLSYLKSLGVTAVWISPFYDSPQKDMGYDIRDYDKVWPTYGTNDEIFQLINEAHKLDIKIVVDLVINHCSDEHKWFEESRASLDNPKRDWFYWRKPKGYTKEGKPIAPNNWRSCFGGSAWQYDERTKEFYLHLFAVGQPDLNWENPVCRAAVFEDSMGFWLRNGVDGFRIDTAFLYSKDTTFPDAPVTNPKDDFQDPGNLVSNGPRIHEFHKLMNHFMLSQIDDKRTIMTVGEVGHAGNDARLSYTSAKSHELSEIFTFKHTDIGTSEKFRYNLAPFTLKDWKLAVADSFRWINGTDSWSTIYFENHDQARSVSRFTDDSPESRVPAAKMLASLQICMTGTMYVYQGQELGCINLKNTPLKDYEDVEVRTNYKVISEKFGKDSQEVKEFAKAVAVMSRDHARTPYPWSSKGPNAGFNDSAKPWFKVNEAYKDGINEEDEEKDPKSVLNFWRKAIKTRKENKNILVYGYNFEFYELDNNKIFAFTKEYDDQKLFAIFNFTKEDVSFQFPDSKKYTLFFGTHDNADGSVTTLKPWEGRLYHVE, from the coding sequence ATGTCATCAGAATTAGCAAAGCACCCTGAAACAAAACCACAATGGTGGAAAGAGGCCACTTTCTATCAGATTTACCCGGCCTCCTTCAAGGATTCGAATAACGATGGATGGGGAGATATTAACGGTATCAGATCCAAACTTTCTTACTTGAAGAGTCTTGGCGTTACAGCAGTCTGGATCTCTCCATTCTACGACTCTCCTCAAAAGGATATGGGATATGATATTAGAGATTATGACAAGGTCTGGCCAACATATGGAACAAATGACGAAATTTTCCAGTTGATCAACGAGGCTCACAAACTTGATATTAAGATTGTGGTTGACTTGGTTATCAATCATTGCTCAGACGAACACAAATGGTTTGAAGAGTCCAGGGCAAGCCTCGACAATCCTAAGAGAGATTGGTTTTACTGGAGGAAGCCAAAGGGCTACACGAAGGAAGGCAAACCAATCGCTCCAAATAACTGGAGATCATGCTTTGGTGGATCTGCATGGCAATATGATGAAAGAACCAAGGAGTTTTATTTGCATCTATTTGCAGTTGGACAGCCAGACCTAAACTGGGAGAATCCTGTTTGCAGGGCTGCCGTGTTTGAAGATTCCATGGGATTCTGGTTAAGAAATGGTGTTGATGGCTTCAGAATCGATACCGCCTTTCTTTATTCCAAGGATACCACATTCCCTGATGCTCCTGTTACCAATCCAAAGGATGACTTCCAGGATCCAGGCAACCTCGTTTCAAATGGTCCTAGAATTCACGAGTTCCATAAGTTGATGAACCACTTCATGCTTTCTCAGATTGATGATAAAAGAACGATCATGACCGTCGGAGAAGTTGGTCATGCAGGTAATGATGCAAGGTTATCGTATACCAGTGCTAAATCCCACGAATTATCCGAGATCTTTACGTTTAAGCACACGGACATTGGAACGTCGGAGAAATTCAGATATAACTTGGCTCCATTCACTTTGAAGGACTGGAAATTGGCTGTCGCCGACTCTTTCCGCTGGATTAATGGTACCGATTCATGGTCGACCATATATTTCGAAAACCACGATCAGGCTAGGTCTGTTTCTAGATTTACTGATGATTCGCCAGAGTCTCGTGTTCCTGCGGCTAAGATGCTTGCTTCCCTTCAAATCTGTATGACAGGTACCATGTATGTCTATCAGGGTCAGGAATTGGGCTGCATCAACCTGAAGAATACCCCACTTAAGGATTATGAAGATGTCGAAGTTAGAACAAACTATAAGGTTATTTCAGAAAAGTTTGGAAAAGACTCTCAAGAAGTCAAGGAATTCGCGAAGGCTGTGGCCGTCATGTCGAGAGATCATGCAAGAACTCCATATCCATGGAGTTCTAAGGGACCAAATGCTGGATTTAATGACTCTGCCAAGCCATGGTTTAAGGTCAACGAGGCATATAAAGACGGTATTAAtgaggaggatgaagagaaagatcCAAAATCTGTTCTTAATTTCTGGAGAAAGGCTATTAAAACtagaaaggaaaataagaatattcTGGTTTATGGTTACAACTTTGAGTTCTATGAGCTTGACAATAACAAAATCTTTGCTTTCACCAAGGAGTATGATGATCAGAAGCTTTTTGctattttcaatttcactAAAGAAGATGTTTCCTTCCAGTTCCCAGATTCCAAGAAATACACTTTGTTCTTCGGTACGCATGATAATGCCGATGGCTCTGTCACAACCTTGAAACCATGGGAAGGCCGCCTTTACCACGTTGAGTAA
- a CDS encoding uncharacterized protein (SECRETED:SignalP(1-19)): protein MPFHLITLILACFTLVGLAQVEQTENANFQTFSDTNSKQLRLENHERILDISFLHGLASGDPTTDSIILWTRVTPKDSNFTGIVQVYLKISSSPYFDDDCRTFAVFTNYMIDYTVKVDIDGLQPENYYYYQFFAPNGETTRVGRTKTLPKNDYDGEVKFAVYSCSNYAGGYFTAYSMPVIKNSVDYIVHLGDYIYEHANGDYTNGTGINRMHMPDREMWTLDDYRERYFHYHLDKDLQLSHSMYPWILVWDDHEIADNSWLRGSVNSNGWKFLNRREAGMRAYFEWLPIRPQENPFKIWRELKFGKQVDLLMLDTRHYSRDVTDIYSNTNYIASIADREERTMMGFDQEYWLYSTLNKSQSKWKIIGSQTVINHVDFTPIDKWMEHPFKERDYDSFDGYTANRRRLLSTVKNNNITGAVIISGDFHIAWVHELFLDTNSYDPVTGNGSLMVEFATSATSSPSTFPRELNIEQCYEISNKLVDGNKGILWNEGWFRGYFEMNVTTDEINVSYFGVNVTNPEHEEKSLANFTVDKDVPHVRRNFEGQPSFGYLDSIVIN from the coding sequence ATGCCTTTTCACTTAATAACATTAATTTTGGCCTGTTTTACGTTGGTGGGACTAGCGCAGGTGGAACAAACGGAGAATGCTAACTTTCAGACTTTTAGCGATACAAATTCAAAGCAATTAAGGTTAGAAAATCATGAAAGGATTTTGgacatttcttttcttcatggTCTTGCTAGTGGTGACCCGACCACAGattcaataattttatGGACTAGAGTTACACCCAAAGATTCCAATTTCACAGGTATTGTTCAAGTTTActtaaaaatttcaagttCTCCCTACTTCGATGATGATTGTCGTACCTTTGCAGTGTTTACAAATTATATGATTGATTATACTGTTAAAGTGGATATCGATGGATTACAACCtgaaaattattattattatcaatttttcGCTCCAAACGGAGAAACAACTCGTGTGGGACGCACAAAAACATTGCCAAAAAATGATTACGATGGGGAGGTTAAATTTGCTGTTTATTCCTGCTCCAATTATGCTGGCGGATATTTTACAGCATATTCAATGCCAGTAATTAAAAACTCAGTTGACTATATTGTTCACCTAGGAgattatatatatgaacATGCGAATGGTGACTACACAAATGGTACTGGTATTAATAGGATGCATATGCCAGATAGAGAGATGTGGACATTGGACGATTATAGAGAAAGATATTTCCATTACCATTTGGATAAGGATCTACAACTTTCCCATTCAATGTACCCTTGGATTCTTGTCTGGGATGATCATGAAATTGCCGATAATAGTTGGTTGAGAGGTAGTGTCAATTCTAATGGTTGGAAATTCCTTAACAGAAGGGAAGCAGGCATGAGAGCTTACTTTGAATGGCTTCCAATCAGACCACAAGAAAATCCGTTCAAAATTTGGAGAGAGCTCAAATTTGGTAAGCAAGTGGACCTTCTGATGCTTGATACGAGACACTACTCAAGGGATGTTACAGATATATATTCCAATACAAATTATATTGCATCTATAGCGGATAGAGAAGAACGAACGATGATGGGATTTGATCAAGAGTACTGGCTATATTCAACATTGAATAAAAGCCAATCGAAATGGAAGATTATTGGTAGTCAAACAGTGATTAATCATGTTGATTTTACTCCAATTGATAAATGGATGGAACATCCATTCAAAGAGAGAGATTATGATAGCTTTGATGGATATACTGCAAACCGTAGAAGATTACTCTCTACGGTGAAGAACAACAACATAACTGGTGCAGTTATTATTTCAGGGGATTTTCATATTGCTTGGGTTCATGAGCTATTTTTAGATACCAATAGCTATGATCCTGTCACCGGAAATGGTTCATTAATGGTTGAGTTTGCTACATCAGCTACTAGTTCTCCCTCGACTTTCCCCAGAGAACTTAACATTGAACAGTGTTAcgaaatttcaaataaattgGTTGATGGCAATAAAGGAATACTTTGGAATGAAGGATGGTTTAGGGGCTACTTTGAAATGAATGTTACAACAGATGAGATTAATGTGAGCTACTTTGGTGTGAATGTGACAAACCCGGAGcatgaagagaaaagtCTTGCAAATTTCACAGTTGATAAAGACGTTCCTCATGTGCGTCGTAATTTTGAAGGTCAACCAAGTTTTGGATATCTTGACTCTATAGTtataaattga